The Bosea beijingensis genome contains the following window.
TGCCGCACGCTCCAGCCGCGGCCAGTGAACCAAGCCTCGAAAGCGGGAGGGAGCGGGGAGGGGGCGACCATGCCGGCCGAAGATAGGTGGTCGGGAGGGGGAACGAAAGGGGAATGAAGCCATTGCTTCAGTCGGTCGGTTCAAAGCGTCAGCGTGTTGCTGTCGTCATGCATCCAAACGCACAGTCGCCGCGTACACCCAATGAGGTGTGGCCCCGCCTCAAAGCCGCATCTTGGGGCTGACCCGGTCGCGAACACCCCTTTGCGGCCGGGTCTCTCACACCTGATCACCAAGGCTCATTGCCTTTACCGCTTCTCCGCCACGACCAGCAGCCCCGGCACAGGCGCGCCGCGATCCTGCCGCGTGCTGGCGGGCTCGACGAGTACGGGGGGGAGCCCTGCTTCGACCAGCCGCTCCCTCAGCCAGCTTTCCGCATGCGCGAACCGCCTGTCATCGCCGACCACCACGCCTTCTCCGTCATGGCTCTGGACCGTGAAGGCGAGCAGCCCGTCCGGTTCCAGCACGCGCGCGCTTTGGGCGAAGCAGGGCGCGAGCTCGCCGAGATAGACGAAGACATCGGCCGCGACGACGAGATCGGCGGAGGCGTCCGGCCGGCTGGTCAGGAACGCCGTCAGCCCCGCGACGGCGAGCTTGTCGTAGAGCGGCGTGCCGTCGGGTGCGAGCTTGGTCCGTGCGCGCTCGATCATGCGCGGCGAGAGATCGCAGCCGGCGATGAAGCCGCTCTGCTCGTGGATCGCCTCGCCCATCAGGCCGGTGCCGCAGCCGAGATCGTAGACGATGTCGAACCGGAAGGGCCGGCCGGCGTTGCTGCAGCAGCGGACGAGTGCCGCCTTCAGCAGGTCGGGCGCGTTGTAATGCAGGGTTTGCGTGAGATGGCTGTCGAAACGGTCGGCATAGGCGTCGAACAGCGCGCCGGAGAAATTCTCCGAGGTCGCCTGCTCGGCCGGCAAGGCGCCGATGCGGGCGAGGTCGAGCCGCGCGCCGAAATGGTCGTTGGGGTCGAGGTCGAGGCATTGCCGCCAGGCGGTGGCAGCGTCCTCCTTGTGGCCGAGCGCTTCCTGCGCCAGCCCGTAGAGATGCCAGGCTGCGGTGAAATGGTAGGCTTGCGACAGCGTCTGGTCGAGAATTTCGACGGCCGCTTGCGCGTCCCCGTCCTTCAGCGCAGCCTCGGCCCAGCCATAGCGGCGGTCGAGCACGGGGTCGCCGGACGAGGCGAAATGCGTGGTCGAGCCTGTATCGGTCATAACTACGGGTCTAGCCGAGGAGTGTGACGCTGGCCAGACAAAGCGCCC
Protein-coding sequences here:
- a CDS encoding methyltransferase domain-containing protein: MTDTGSTTHFASSGDPVLDRRYGWAEAALKDGDAQAAVEILDQTLSQAYHFTAAWHLYGLAQEALGHKEDAATAWRQCLDLDPNDHFGARLDLARIGALPAEQATSENFSGALFDAYADRFDSHLTQTLHYNAPDLLKAALVRCCSNAGRPFRFDIVYDLGCGTGLMGEAIHEQSGFIAGCDLSPRMIERARTKLAPDGTPLYDKLAVAGLTAFLTSRPDASADLVVAADVFVYLGELAPCFAQSARVLEPDGLLAFTVQSHDGEGVVVGDDRRFAHAESWLRERLVEAGLPPVLVEPASTRQDRGAPVPGLLVVAEKR